The Choloepus didactylus isolate mChoDid1 chromosome 7, mChoDid1.pri, whole genome shotgun sequence genome segment GTAAATTCTTTAGCATTTTCTGGATAGATAATTGTATTACCTAAAACAATGACACTTTCACTTCCATTCCATTCCCTAAATTTGTTTTCACTGCATTTGTTTCACTATAGAACTTCTAGTATAATATTGAATGAAAATAGGGATGGTGGGATTCCAtgtttttgtattaattttaaattggatgttttaaaaaatcatcattaAAATGCTTTCtgctatggatttttttttgtggaTATACTATGTCAAGATAATAAAGttatcatttatttctaatttagtAATGGCCTATTACTACTGTTTATATTCACCTGAGGTCCTAGCCAACACCAACAtgcaagataaataaaattaaggtaAAAGGATTGGAAAGAAGGAGataaaaatgtcattcttttcacatgatataattttaactttaaaaaccGTTTTACCAATCAATTATTGGAAATGatagaatacagcaaagtgggTGAATATAAGATCACTACACAGAAGTCAATGTCTATTCTATACACTAGCAACATGTAACTAGGAAAtgcacttaaaaagaaaataccattgacaaaagcattaaaaatatcaaatacctaggaacaaattttacaaagaatatgcaaaatatttgggaaaaagaaaaaaatttgagatGCCTTAAGACAATTAAacaaaaagatataccatgctaatgggcaagtaaattttatttggttaaaaCTGATAACCACTCCAATTGATTGATATGCAATTACAATTAAAATACCCACAGAGAAAATTCATTCCCAATATTGGAAGAAAGGACTCAAAATGTATACTTTTTCTGAAAGTAGAAATTTTATGGTCACCATCATACATGAAAGCTATGAGTTTGTGAAGGGCATAGTCAgtaatttcagtctttcatttaCTAATAATATTGTTTATTGTTCTATGTATATTTGACCCcgtcagatgtatttttccaaTAAGGAAGTTGGCCTGTATGAGTTACATCATATGGCCACATAGCCCTCTGAATTTCACCAGATCAGTCAACAGGAAGCTTTAGCAGGAGACTAGAGGCAGGGAGGAAAGTGAATTAACAGTATTTTTTGTCCTAGATCCCTCACAGTAATATCATCTTGGGCTGGCTATGTCACTCAATGGAAATCCACTGTTCTTCCTAAGGTGGGCTACTATATGCAAATCTTTTTCTGGGCTCCAGCTATAACTCCATTCcctcatctttttaattttattatcaaTGGTTTCTTCTTTTCTGACCTAGAGTAGTGAGAAATCCTCTTTGTTACTTACGCTGGGTTACTGTACTACTTGATGTGGTTTCTCCTACATCTGAAACACTGTAACTAGTCCCCTTGTACATAAACACTCTTTAAATTATCTTAAATTGAGTGTGCCATCTATTTCCTTTGGAAACCCCGAGTCAACACTTAGCCACAATCGTTCCACAATCATATTACTGAGTGAAGAATAAATCAAGTCAAAGTAATCCAACAGTCCTAATATACTCTGACCATTGCATAGCATAATATAATATGTGAAACTTAAAAAGCCAAACATTGATTTAAAATCTTACTGCTATTTAATGATGACAGATAAAACAAGatcaaagaatataaaatatacgtggcagtttatttttttctgtaactggactaattgaatattaaaatattatctttataATTTACTTGAAAATAGCATATggcaaatataaaaattcattgtATCTTTTTGCAGTTGGTAGGATCTTTTGCTAGGTTATGTCcattaacatatatatgtaaatattaagagatttattataagaattggctcacgTAACCATGAGGATTAGCAAGTCAGAATTTGTAGGGCAGGccgcaagttgggaactccaatgaaggcttcgatgaattccccagaagaaactGGATGGCTAAAATAGATAGAAAGTCTTCTTGCTGACTGCTAACATTCttagttctccctttaaagccttcagtgagtggatgagacttctctcgttgctgaaggcaatcttttTTGTTGATTGTATATGTAATCAGCAATAGGTGCactcaactgactaatgatttaaatctataaaatactctcacagtgacaatcaggccagtgcttgcttgaccaaacaatagacaccataacctggccaagttgatacatgaattTAACTATTACATGTATAGAGTAATTTAGAGTTGCCATCCTTTTTGGTTTGGCATGATGAGAATTAGCCTACTGTTCTCACACTAGGACAGTTCAATTATTGACAAATACTGACTGCTGCATGAGGCTCCTGCATGTATGTGAGATAATGGTTTATTAAAGGGCTGATACAGAAAGTTTGAGAATTCTGAGTTATTAAATTTAGTGCTATTAGGGGAAAACAGAAGTAGGTATAGCATTTACATAATGACTGCCAAACTCTAGCAAAATCTCCTCTAAGATTAAGAGAAGATTGAAAATAGAGTGGGGTTGTATTAGTTGTCCAACAGTGTTTTGGTTTTAATGAGTAGCTAGACATTAGGTTAAATGACCACAGTGAATATTCATGCACATTTAAAGTAATGCAATAGTGATTTAATGACACAAGACCCATCTGCAAACTTATGCAATTGCAAAAGCTTGAGTAACAAAAGCATCCATGGTAGGATAGCAATTTATAACATTCACAGAGCAGCCTTTAATCCAAATATGTCAATTAAACTACACATTTTTGAGGATATAGCTGAGCTGTAACATGTATATTTACTCTGAGAGATTGTAAAGTAGCCTTTATTGAGATGCCTGAAATTAGGCTAAATCCAATGTATAATAATGTATGGGGAGTCTGTTTAGAGATAAAAAGATGAATCATGGTGTTTACCACCCAAAGTCTATGATTCATTAATTATTACCTAAAATGTAATCTGGATAGCAAAAGTGGCTTGTGACTGCATACATGCCAGTAAAGGCCAGGAGGACAGTGGCACATCACCAGGCTAAGTGACTTTCCAAACATAGAGGATGGATCTAAAAGCACCAGCTTTTCTCTGTTATTAGGACTCTACCAATCAATCAGTTTATATTGACCAGCTTCTATGTGCCTAAGTCTCTGCTAAAGATAATGAGAGAAAAAGGACTCTTGTTTTAAGATATTAATTATCTGAGTGGACTGTTATGAAATAATAGGAGACTAACCAAGAATTTGTAACTGTGCGACATTAGTTATTAGTTCAATAGAAAATCAGGAATGGGAAAATTTGGTGTAAACtagtataataatattattaaaatattaataatgatagcTAACACATTGATAGTTTTTAGTGCCAGGTATACAGTAATCATCACTTATTCTTAGTTATGATTACCAGGCATCATTCTCTGTGATAAGAAATGCCTTCATCATTTCATAATAAATTATCACATAAGTTGGGTATTATAAATAACATGAATTTAACCATATTAAAtatatggataaatgaatgaatgagtgagtgaaaaacaaaatactgaggctcagaaaggttaaataatttgcataaAGACAGAAGGGTTTGAAACTTAAACTAAGCCTTAGAATATGGGTATCTTTGAAATGAGTATAAGGAATGACAAGAAAAGAGGTGCAGAAACAGAATGATCTTTACATGCTTATGTGAAAAAGAGACAGGGGCAGGGGTATGGGTGGCAAAGAATTAGGGAGTATATTTTGGGATATGATGGGGACAGTGCAGTTCTTCAAAGTCCAAGAAGAAGAATTAGGACTTGATGCAAGTCTTGTAAGCAGGATGATATGAGGAAAGTAGTGTTTAATAAAGTTGTAAACTGGCCACATTggacagcatggaactggcaggAAAAAAATCTATCAATTAACATAGGAAGCAGTTACAGCAGCCTAGACATAGAATTATGAAGGTCTGTGTTTTGGTAGtgattacaaaggaaacaaagaagaaaagataaatctgagagacattttgaaagaaagaacACATGGACATAGAagacaaggaaaaatataaagcaatgaaGAAACTAGTGTTTGGTAAGAAAGTATATCAAATGGTGGTTtctctaaaagaaaaagagacagaatatatctttttttcttcacaaaaagaaaagtagaaaagaaatagacaccAGTTGAACAAGGGATACAAATTTCATATGGAGTGAGTTTGAGGTGATGGTGTTACCTTCAAATGAAGATACTCTATGCACAGGTGAAAAGATTGGACCAGGACACAAGTGCAAACTCAGGCTTAGAGATACAGCTTTTTCAGTCATGATATAAAATTAGGTCCCTGGGAAGAATACAAGAAGCAAATTTAACTTAGGTGAGGACCCAAGTACAAGTTCCAATTGTGAAAATTGAAGCTAAGTTACTCCATTTTTAAAGTGGGAAAGATAATATCTACTTCACAGTGTTTTGAGTATACAAAGTGAAATAACTTTGTGAGTTGTAAAGCTGTGTAGATTAAGAGGCCATTATATAGTTAAAATCATGAAAATCAAAGGGTACGTATTTTAAGCTATGTATTTCTTAAGGGCATTGGAGTTGAGGCTTTAATCTTCTTGCCCTGATGGAAGACCCACTTCTTGCTGTGATACAGAGTAGATGATTCATCATTCCAAGCAGACATTAAAAGGTCATTTGGCTTGCCTGCTTGTGAAACACAGTAAAATGAATGCCCAAGTCTTCCTAAATTCTGGCAAAATCTTTGAATAATCATTTGGATTTTGCTTAACTGGAGAAATATAATTCAGacagcaaataaaataataaatcaggCAAACTTCCACTTCCAAAATTCTATATCATATTTGCACCTTTATATGAGTAAAGAAGTATCTTAAATGTCATTTTACATAAAtctttattattacattttaactttgtatttgcatgttattaaataataaaatgaaacatttagaCATAGCTTGATTTAATCATGTATGATAATTCATTCTTGATTTACATTGGACATTTTATAATTTACTAATTGCATTAAAGTGAGTAATACTACTTTAGGAAGAAATTGAAACTTGGATTCCTGAACGGAATACAAGTTCTTAGAGAAGCAGACCAAATATGTTTGTGTCCTTTGACTACgttcagaataaaaatattttatttgtaaagataagaaaaaatattttctacccATTTTGGCATGCTGAATGAGACATGTGGATCTCAGTATttcagaaggaaattaaaagtcaAATTTGGACACATAGTGACAAAGTGGCTAGTATAAATACCAAATAAATTGTGATTATATTccactttgctttttcttttcatttttggtaaACCAGACAATGTCTTGAGCTATTCATTATAGTTGTCACAGATGTCGTTTTTCTACCTCCCAAAAATATTCAAAGGAGAATAAGGAAATCATCTAAATTCTCACTAATTTTCTTGAGCCTCCCCAGCACaggaattttttcttgtttaatttttgCACCCCAGCACCctggacagtgcctggcatacaatGGAGGAACCTAATACCTATTTGGAATAAGTGAATACAGGAATTATTTTGTTCTTAAGACACTAATCACGAGGGCTTGAAAATCTTTTGTTTTGCTGTAAGACTATTGTTTTTATGCAAACTACTCCtaaagtgttttatttcatttttttagaaaatgttaCCCTTGGAAAATAAAATCTCTTACACCAAAATTCATGTTATCAcaatcaattattattatttcaagatACTGACCTCTTTCACCCACAAAACTACCACACTTAATGCAAGAACCATAATTTCAGAAAATGCCCTTTTCAAAGcagtgcttatttttattttcatctttaaactCACAGTGGAATTTTTAGAGGTAGAAAGGAGATCCCcatgccaaaaacaaaagaaaaaagaaaagctggagGGCAAAGAAGAACTTCCCAGTCGAATTTTTGAAATATGATTAATGTGGAACAGTATGAATTATTGAAAATTGCAAAGGCATATGTTCTGAATTCTCTTTAAAGCGCTTATCTTATAAATGTATGCTTTCTGATTTCTGTTACTCGCAAGCATTAAAATAAAGATTATGTATCCCAGCAATTACTCCTCACATTCACAGTGGAAACTGAAACTTAATAAAGAAGGGAAGCTTTGCAAGAACCCTTTGTCTGTGGGGCGGTGGGTCTGGCAACCATTATCTCTTCGTGGAACAGACTTCTGATGACTCCGcccgggctgggggtggggagcgaGCACCGCGTGGAGAGCTCGACTGAGAATTAAAGTGAGTGAACAAAGAGAACTCCCAGCAGCCGCCCGCCAGCGCCTCGCAGCCGCAGCAAGAGACGTCAGTCACGCCCGGATGGCTGTTCGAATCCGCCTCCCTGGGAAAGAGCGcaagtaaataattgatagaGATTGATCGAAACCAGAACAAAGCTTTGCAGAAAACCAGTGCGGCCGATTTCAAGCGGTTTTGAAATCTTCTGCCATGTACAGGATATAGGAGCGGGGCACGGACTTTGAACAGCACCACAGATCTTCCATCCAGGGCGTGGCTTTAGCCTTTTTGTCTTCTTGCCTCACCGCCCCTTCGCCCCCGCCCTCTTTTCTGCCCTCTCTAAAGTAAGCTCTCTTTGGTTGCTTCCACCCGGTCCTCCCTGGCAATcccgccccctcccctgcccagtCGGGTGAGCTCAGCTTACGAAAACCACTGCTCTGCCTGGGGAGCGTCTGGCACCACTTGGTGCCTCTTGTGTGGTTTCCTCCCAGCCGCAGCTCCAGCCCAGTGGCTGACCGCCGGGAAACGACGCGCGCTGGGGGCTGCAGAGTCCTCACGTTAACGCCTTTGTTTGGGGAAATCGAGTGGGTGTGGAACCCGGGAGAGCCAGCCCAAAGTCGCGTTCAGCCGGAAAATCGGAGATAATACCACGAAGTTGAACTTTCTGTGGCTCCGAAAAATAACGGTAAACCCTGAGGTCCTCGGAAGATCGGAAGGAAAACGCTTTCGGTTTGCTTCAACTTTGAAACATCACCTCAGCTGAGAAGTGAGCAGTTCTTTTGGATTTCTAAAGGGATGGGGATGAGAGATGGCATGGGTCCGCAGGCGATAAAACTTGAGTTTAAAAGGGTTGTTTTGGGCCCTGCTGGGGTTGATTGGGTGGCGATTTCCACAAGGGAAACCTTCAAGAAACACAGCATCTTGTCACTTAGCGAAGACCACGTGACAGAAGCCAGGTACCTTTGATTGTGGAACCCGGTTCCGGGAATacgatatatatatttttttttgagtaaaagATGTCCGGGGAGCTGGGTGTAAGCATCCTAGCTCCGGGATGACTCTAACTAATTCTAAACAAAAATGAGTTTGTACTGTCAACATAACTTGGCTGGGTGGTCACGTTATTGTGACCCATTGCTGATGAACTAGGCCAGACATTGTAGGAGCGTCATGGTTCTGGGAGAAGATGTAGAAAATAAGTTGATGGGCAACTTTTTTCCTAATGCCTTCATTGTTTCGCCATATTTTTCCTAAGTAAGTTGAAAGGagatcccagaaagagaaggggaggtggggggtgggagattACCGATAATATTTCTTAATGAAACGACAAATTAGCCCACATCGATTAAGCCatgattcataaaataaaaaaacgtGAAAATGTAGGCATTTCCTTTAAAAGgaaggtttctttttaaaagcagaacATTCTGCATATTCATGCCATTTTCAGTGCTTTAGAGGGAAATTATACTTCTGAGGACAAGCTATTCAGTTGACTAGCTGAACAGATGGCTGGATAACTAGGAGAAGCAACCACAAggcagtagcatgctgttttccAGATTAAAGAACTCAGTGATGGATTTATCTTATAAGGTTGTACAATGGAAATTTACCTTACCACCATGAGTGAGGATGCACCAGCGTTCTTTGTGCAATGTATTAGAATGTGTCTCCACAGGAGAAAATGGACACTTCAGAAGTACTTTACCTATGACTTAAGCACTTCTAAGATGCTTTAGAATGAAGATGTTTATCTAGCAAATACACCTAAACTAAAATGATTCCCTAGAACTATGAAACTGGATAAGTGTAGAAAACGCCATCACCTGTAACCATAAGAAACTATTTCTAACTGCCCATCTACTTTTCcaagaatttgaaaaaattaattctcagagctaaaaaaaaaaatctctttaggTTTGCTAGTGAGTAACTCAGAAAGAATATTCCTCATGCCATTATTTTCTTGACATGGAGATTGATTTAGTTAAAGtcattcattatttatattttcttttagtgctAGTCTAAAAGAAATTGGGTTAATTTCTCCTAACCAAAGACAGCATTAGGGTTTGGAGCTGTGAGAGAACAGTGCCATTTTCCCTAGGAACCTAAATCATAACCCTTTTCCACTAATCAAAACTTAGGAATactaattaaataaaacattctcCACTAAATTGAGCTTTAATGCACATTTGATGCTGAGGAAAACCAAACTGAAAAAGTCTAGTATGTGGGCAACTCCTGTTCCTTCTGAAGcttcttctgtctcctcttctcccctcccccctccttccccctctcctctcctctcctcctcctctctctctctctctcccccaccctcctccACGTTTCCCATAAATTCCTTCCTGCCTCTACATCGCATCCTTTCCAAACCCGGCTAGGTAAGAATAGGTTCGGTTAAGCTGCTTTCAGATCCTTCATTGTCTCACTCAGGTGGAATGAGATGGAGACAGCGCCTCACTGGGCAAAATGAGAATCGACAGGTCCGCATCCTATTCCTAGAAACAAGGCTTGGTCCTTTTTCTCCATTAAAATTAAAGCTTCTAGTTAGCGCCTTCCAAATCTCACCATTTTCAGGGGCTTCTCTGGTACAGAAAAAACACTCTTTTCTCTATACCGATGCAGACATGCTGTGtgcttcctttcttttgtctgtccCGGTTTAGAAAGGAAGGTTGGTGGCGCTGAGGAGGGAAGAGGATGAATTGGTGATGGACGATTCCAAATCGCATCCGGTAGGTTTTCTTCTCAGACTGCCATGAGTCAGCCACCGACTGGGGGCGCTGCCCCTGCcacagccgccgccgccgccgccgcaacTCAGGCTCGCCTGCTCCCGGAGGGCAGTAGCAGAAAGCAGCAGCGAGCTCAATCGCCCGCCAGACCCAGGGACAATTCGGTCAGACAGACAACCGCTGCCAACCGGTCCCTGGTGGGGGCCAGCACTAAAATCAATTCTGCTCAGCTCCAGCAAGGCAACAAGACCGGGAACCGCGCAACAACTCCGGCCAGCGCCCGGGGAGGCGGAGGCGGGCCCGAGAAGGGGGCGCCCACGGCGCCCAAAGGCGCGGTGCCGGGAGCTGTCCACCCCGCTGCTGGTGCTGAAGCAGCCCCTGCGGCGACCCTGGCTGCTGTGGGCAGCAGGAGGCCCGGCCAGCCAGAGGAGCGGCCCCGGGAGCTACAGCCGGTGCCTTCGAAGCTCGGGGAACCCCCTCCGCccggggaaggaggaggagggggcggaggaggaggaggagccggCGGCGGCTCCGGGGACAGGGAGGGGGGCGCTCCGCAGCCTCCGCCGCCGCCCAGAGGCTGGCGAGGGAAAGGCGTGCGCGCACCGCAGAGGGGCGGCAGCGGCGGGGAGGGGGTCTCCCTTTCGCCATCCTCCTCCGCGGGCAAAATCCCAGGCCCGGGCAACAGAAATCCCGGAAGCGGCGTTGCGACGGGCGGCAGCGGTGGCGGAGGGAGCTACTGGAAGGAAGGATGTCTGCAGTCTGAGCTCATCCAGTTCCACCTCAAGAAGGAGCGGGCGGCAGCGGCGGCAGCCGCCGCTCAGATGCACACTAAGAACGGCGGCGGAGGAGGCAGCAGCAGCCGCAGCTCCTTGGTCGCTGGCGCCACTGCAGTTTGCGAGCCCTTTGCCGTTCCTTCCACCTCaatggcggcggcggcggagggcCCCCAGCAGAGCACAGAAGGCAGCCCGAGCGGCGGGGGCATGCAGGCGGCGGCGCCCCCTTCATCGCAGCCGAACCCGCAGCAGCTCCAGGAGCAGGAAGAAATGCAGGAGGAAATGGAGAAGCTGCGAGAGGAGAACGAGACACTCAAGGTGAGGGAGGTGAAGGGTACCATTTGGAGGAGGGCTGGTGTCTGGGCCTAGGAGCGTTAGGGCGTGTCCGCGCGGGGGTGTCTGGTAACCTGTTAGCCTTAAAGAGGGAGGGGAACCGTAAAGGAGGGAGGGGATTCCTAGGTCTTTCCAGATTTGAAATAGAATCTGAGATCAGTAGCATTAGGTTTAATTTAAATTCAGATCTAGGTCTTTGTTACTCTATTTATCATAGTTTGTCCCACATTTTCATGGAGAAAGCTAGAGTAAGAGCGAGAGAAGGCTTTAAGGCCGTAAAGGGGGACCgtttttctagttttcttcttCATTCAGCCCCTTGTCAATCCTGTCTCAtgaggtaggggtgggggtggggcagcagAGGCAATAAAGCTGAGAATTTGGAACTGGGATGGGGTGTACACCGTGTCTGTCCGAGGGGCGCGGGGCGAGGCTAATTTTGACCCGCGGCCTGTCACCGCCTCAGAACGAGATCGATGAGCTGAGGACCGAGATGGACGAGATGAGGGACACTTTCTTCGAGGAGGATGCCTGTCAGCTGCAGGAAATGCGCCACGAGTTGGAGAGAGCCAACAAAAACTGCCGGATTCTGCAGTACCGCCTCCGCAAAGCGGAGCGCAAAAGGCTGCGTTACGCGCAGACGGGGGAAATCGACGGGGAGCTGTTGCGCAGCCTGGAGCAGGACCTCAAGGTCTGCGGCGCGGGGTCTCGAGGACGCGCGGCAGGGGCGGTGGGCGGGGACTCGGGTCGAGGACTCTTTGCACTGAAAGGCCTTCCTTGGTGACTGGCAAAGAGCTCTTGGGACACGGAGTTTCGCAGCCCGGACCCCGAAATGTCAGGGTCCCAGGCAGGTGGGTACGAAGAGGAGAGAGAATGTGGAGGGCCTGGCGGTGTGCGAGCTCGGTGGGCTCTCTCGGGAGTACCAGAGACTCTTCTAGACCTGGTGGGAGGAGGGCGCCTTCCTCCCGGCGGAAACAAGGGTGTGGCAGACGCAGGCCTTGGCCTTGATCTGGCCTCCAGAATCTGTCTGCCAAGCCACGGCCAGGTGGATTGAGGCACTTGAGAGCAGCGGGATGAGGACTACTTTAGAGGAGTAGAGGCCCAGAATAGCAACAGCAGTGGGAAGGTATAAAATGTCAGAGTTGGGATTTCCCAAAAGGGAAATGGTGCAATTTGCGACCTCTTTGAAGAAGTAAAGGGAGagtgaaataaatggaagaatgcCATTCTTAAGGTGAATTTGCGCCTTCAGACTCTCCGGCAGTGGAGAGATACCAAccttgaaatacattttttttagacAGGTGTGGCCTCTTCAGTTCAGGTTGACTGTAGGTAGCTTCATTGACAAGGCAAACCAGGTATTATCTTCATGGCCTTTGCCAACCAAATGAACAGACTGTTAAGTGtattaacttcatcaaaatatataaatcaaatgTAATTATCCCATATTTGTTGTAAAGAACGCTATGAGAAAGCATTTTATGAAAGTTGCTGTTgtactatttctttttcttttcttaacattTGTTTAGAATTCACATTGCACCAGGCATTGTGGCAACCACTGTTACAtatattattatctcatttatttcccgGGGTGTGGGGGGGCGGGACCTAAAAGGCAGGGATTTTCCTTAATAACATCATCTTACAGGTACAGAAGCTGAACCTTTTATAGAAGTTAAATGCCCAGCCCTGGAATGTGGCCAGTCCCTGGCCAGGCTCACTCCCTACCCAGTCTAAAGCCACAGTCTTTGTCCTGAACCTCTGTAACACACTGCTCCACTTCCAAACTCTGAAATTTCAAACCTAAGCTCAAAGTACGGAGCAAAAATTGcaccatcattaaaaaaaaaaaaaatcccaatgaaAAAAGTGTTTCCTAAAATTAAGCACCTGTAGTTCCAGTTGTGGTATCAAAATTCAAGCCCCACCCACCCCTTGAGGTGCAAAACTTCTGTTTTTCGTTCTTTAAAATGAGCTATAGTGAAAGTCTATGCTTAACAGGGTTGTTGTAGAATTCAAGGAGATATGTGAAATTTCTCTACAAGTGAGAAAACAcaatagtacatttattactaaaATGTAGTGAGAAATTAAGGGAACAGAGACAATGGCCAGACCACCTGACTGcttgttagctgtgtgaccttgagcaagttattcaCCTCTGGGgacccagtttcctcatctataaaatgggaataatattagTAGTACCTATCTCATGGGATTGTTGTGAGGCGTATTTGAATGATTGGTTTATAGCATTTGTAAtgctgcctggcacatggtaaacacTAGATGATCATTGGCTCTTAATGCTTTCAATGTAAATAAACTTTAGCACACTTATTATGTTGTCTTTAATTATATCTTATTGTTAACACTTTAATTTAGGTGGCAAAGGATGTATCTGTGAGACTTCACCATGAGTTGGAGAAtgtggaagaaaagagaacaacaacagaagatgaaaatgagaaactgaggcaacaGCTTATAGAAGTTGAGATTGCAAAGCAGGCTTTACAGAATGAactggaaaaaatgaaagaggtgAGTATTCATTATATCATGGCATGCTATATATTTTCAGCTCTTTAGGAAAAAATCCTGAGGATTAATATGGCTGtttaaataattccattttttcaCTATTCTGTTTTTCTCACCCAGTATAATAAAAAAGAGATGATTTCATATATAAAAAATGAGTAGTGAAGAAATAATTCTGATCTAAGGTCAACCTGTAACTTGGCATTTAGGAGCTGTGACTGATGTTTCATCTTTGTGTCATCTCAGTATATGTTAATTATATAAATTACGCGGCCATACCAAAAACAAAGTGTGAAGAGTATGAGAGAATAAGCTTTGTGTTACTGGAGTCTTCTCTATAATAAAATACCCCACACCCAAA includes the following:
- the SOGA3 gene encoding protein SOGA3 isoform X1, producing MSQPPTGGAAPATAAAAAAATQARLLPEGSSRKQQRAQSPARPRDNSVRQTTAANRSLVGASTKINSAQLQQGNKTGNRATTPASARGGGGGPEKGAPTAPKGAVPGAVHPAAGAEAAPAATLAAVGSRRPGQPEERPRELQPVPSKLGEPPPPGEGGGGGGGGGGAGGGSGDREGGAPQPPPPPRGWRGKGVRAPQRGGSGGEGVSLSPSSSAGKIPGPGNRNPGSGVATGGSGGGGSYWKEGCLQSELIQFHLKKERAAAAAAAAQMHTKNGGGGGSSSRSSLVAGATAVCEPFAVPSTSMAAAAEGPQQSTEGSPSGGGMQAAAPPSSQPNPQQLQEQEEMQEEMEKLREENETLKNEIDELRTEMDEMRDTFFEEDACQLQEMRHELERANKNCRILQYRLRKAERKRLRYAQTGEIDGELLRSLEQDLKVAKDVSVRLHHELENVEEKRTTTEDENEKLRQQLIEVEIAKQALQNELEKMKELSLKRRGSKDLPKSEKKTQQTPTEEDNEDLKCQLQFVKEEAALMRKKMAKIDKEKDRFEHELQKYRSFYGDLDSPLPKGEAGGPPSTREAELKLRLRLVEEEANILGRKIVELEVENRGLKAELDDLRGDDFNGSANPLMREQSESLSELRQHLQLVEDETELLRRNVADLEEQNKRITAELNKYKYKSGGHESARHHDSAKTEALQEELKAARLQINELSGKVMQLQYENRVLMSNMQRYDLASHLGIRGSPRDSDAESDAGKKESDDDSRPPHRKREGPIGGESDSEEVRNIRCLTPTRSFYPAPGPWPKSFSDRQQMKDIRSEAERLGKTIDRLIADTSTIITEARIYVANGDLFGLMDEEDDGSRIREHELLYRINAQMKAFRKELQTFIDRLEVPKSADERGAEEPISVSQVQLCLLRATARARPALRSDGPRWGGSATRLPRPALGKAPRRASLGCASLFLSPGLLQA
- the SOGA3 gene encoding protein SOGA3 isoform X2; translation: MSQPPTGGAAPATAAAAAAATQARLLPEGSSRKQQRAQSPARPRDNSVRQTTAANRSLVGASTKINSAQLQQGNKTGNRATTPASARGGGGGPEKGAPTAPKGAVPGAVHPAAGAEAAPAATLAAVGSRRPGQPEERPRELQPVPSKLGEPPPPGEGGGGGGGGGGAGGGSGDREGGAPQPPPPPRGWRGKGVRAPQRGGSGGEGVSLSPSSSAGKIPGPGNRNPGSGVATGGSGGGGSYWKEGCLQSELIQFHLKKERAAAAAAAAQMHTKNGGGGGSSSRSSLVAGATAVCEPFAVPSTSMAAAAEGPQQSTEGSPSGGGMQAAAPPSSQPNPQQLQEQEEMQEEMEKLREENETLKNEIDELRTEMDEMRDTFFEEDACQLQEMRHELERANKNCRILQYRLRKAERKRLRYAQTGEIDGELLRSLEQDLKVAKDVSVRLHHELENVEEKRTTTEDENEKLRQQLIEVEIAKQALQNELEKMKELSLKRRGSKDLPKSEKKTQQTPTEEDNEDLKCQLQFVKEEAALMRKKMAKIDKEKDRFEHELQKYRSFYGDLDSPLPKGEAGGPPSTREAELKLRLRLVEEEANILGRKIVELEVENRGLKAELDDLRGDDFNGSANPLMREQSESLSELRQHLQLVEDETELLRRNVADLEEQNKRITAELNKYKYKSGGHESARHHDSAKTEALQEELKAARLQINELSGKVMQLQYENRVLMSNMQRYDLASHLGIRGSPRDSDAESDAGKKESDDDSRPPHRKREGPIGGESDSEEVRNIRCLTPTRSFYPAPGPWPKSFSDRQQMKDIRSEAERLGKTIDRLIADTSTIITEARIYVANGDLFGLMDEEDDGSRIREHELLYRINAQMKAFRKELQTFIDRLEVPKSADERGAEEPISVSQMFQPIILLILILVLFSSLSYTTIFKLVFLFTLFFVL
- the SOGA3 gene encoding protein SOGA3 isoform X3 translates to MSQPPTGGAAPATAAAAAAATQARLLPEGSSRKQQRAQSPARPRDNSVRQTTAANRSLVGASTKINSAQLQQGNKTGNRATTPASARGGGGGPEKGAPTAPKGAVPGAVHPAAGAEAAPAATLAAVGSRRPGQPEERPRELQPVPSKLGEPPPPGEGGGGGGGGGGAGGGSGDREGGAPQPPPPPRGWRGKGVRAPQRGGSGGEGVSLSPSSSAGKIPGPGNRNPGSGVATGGSGGGGSYWKEGCLQSELIQFHLKKERAAAAAAAAQMHTKNGGGGGSSSRSSLVAGATAVCEPFAVPSTSMAAAAEGPQQSTEGSPSGGGMQAAAPPSSQPNPQQLQEQEEMQEEMEKLREENETLKNEIDELRTEMDEMRDTFFEEDACQLQEMRHELERANKNCRILQYRLRKAERKRLRYAQTGEIDGELLRSLEQDLKVAKDVSVRLHHELENVEEKRTTTEDENEKLRQQLIEVEIAKQALQNELEKMKELSLKRRGSKDLPKSEKKTQQTPTEEDNEDLKCQLQFVKEEAALMRKKMAKIDKEKDRFEHELQKYRSFYGDLDSPLPKGEAGGPPSTREAELKLRLRLVEEEANILGRKIVELEVENRGLKAELDDLRGDDFNGSANPLMREQSESLSELRQHLQLVEDETELLRRNVADLEEQNKRITAELNKYKYKSGGHESARHHDSAKTEALQEELKAARLQINELSGKVMQLQYENRVLMSNMQRYDLASHLGIRGSPRDSDAESDAGKKESDDDSRPPHRKREGPIGGESDSEEVRNIRCLTPTRSFYPAPGPWPKSFSDRQQMKDIRSEAERLGKTIDRLIADTSTIITEARIYVANGDLFGLMDEEDDGSRIREHELLYRINAQMKAFRKELQTFIDRLEVPKSADERGAEEPISMFQPIILLILILVLFSSLSYTTIFKLVFLFTLFFVL